CGGAAGCCCGAAACCGCGCCGTCTGCGGCGTGTCGTCGGACCCGCTCGCGGGTGTTACCCGGGTTCGTGTGGCAGGTGGCCTGAGCGTCGCGTAAGGTGCGCTTCCAGACAGTTCGGCGGGCCTCGGGTTCGTCGCGGTTCAGTGGACAATCGAGGGGAATCTCAAGTGTCTGTACTACGTCGCTGTGTGCAAACGGCCGTCGGAGCATCCGTTGGCGCACTCGCCCTGGGCACGCTTGCCGCGCCCACCGCATCCGCCGCGCCCGCCGATCTCGGTGCAAGCGTGACCGCCGCTCAGGAGTGCGCTCCGGGACAGGGAGCCCTGTCCGCGCGCACCGATGACGGCTACGTACGCGACTCCGGCCCGAGCGCCGCGGAAGTACGCGAGTACGAAAGCCGGTTCGACGCCGCGCTGAAGCAGCTTTCGCCGCCCGAGCGCGCGGCCGCCATCCGTGGCGACGGGAAGGTCATCACGATCCCCGTGCACGTCCACGCGATCCAGCAGACCAAGAACAAGGTCAAAGCGCCGCGGAAGCGGATCACCCAGCAGATCCGGATCATGAACCGCGCGTACAAGGGCAACCAGAGCAAGCATTCGGTGCGGACCAAGTTCCGGTTCAAGCTGAAGAGCATCGACCGCCCGGTCAACAAGCGCTGGTACACCGCGGCGCTGGGTGATCGCGCTGCCAACAAGATGAAGCGCAAGCTGCACAAGGGCGGCCCGAGCGCGTTGAACCTCTACCTGTCCGCTCCGGAGATCTCCGGCGGCACGCTGTTCGGCTGGGCGACGTTCCCCGCCGATCTCAAGCGCAACCCGAAGATCGACGGTGTAGTGATCAACTACGGCAGCATGAAGAACGGCCGGTTCAACGGCTACAACAAGGGCGACACCGCCGTGCACGAGGCCGGTCACTGGCTCGGGCTCTACCACACGTTCCAGGGCGCCTGCAGCAAGCTCAACGACCGCGTCAAGGACACCCCGCGTGAGGCGACGCCGAACTACGAGTGCCCGAAGGGCCGGGACACCTGTAAGGCGCCCGGTAAGGACCCGGTCCACAACTTCATGGACTACTCGTACGACCGCTGCATGAACCAGTTCACGTTCGGTCAGAACAAGCGCATCAACCGGCAGTGGGCGGCGTTCCGCGCTCGATGAATCCTGCGTCCCAGCTGCCCCCGGCTTATCCGGAACGGGCAGCCTGGGGCACGGCGCCGAAGCTGCGCGCGTGGCAGGCCGCCGCGATTGAGCGGTACCGCACGACCAGGGGTCGCGACTTTCTGACGGTCGCGACCCCAGGTGCGGGAAAGACCACTTTCGCCCTGCGCGTCGCCGCCGAGCTACTCGAGCGGCGTGTCGTCGAGCGGCTCGTCGTCGTGGCCCCGACCGATCATCTGAAGACCCAGTGGGCGGAGGCGAGCGCGCGCGTCGGTATCGCGCTCGACCCGGCGTTCTCGGGTCGCCGGGGCAAACTCGCCGACGACTACAACGGGATCGCACTCACCTACGCGGGAGTCGCGGCCAACCCGATCGCGTACCGAGTACGCACGGAGCGGTTCAAGACCCTCGTCATCCTCGACGAGATCCATCACGCGGGCGACGCGCTGTCGTGGGGTGAGGCCGTACAGGAGGCGTTCGAGCCGGCGACCCGGCGGCTCGCCCTGACCGGCACACCGTTTCGCTCCGATACGAACCCGATCCCGTTCGTCGAGTACGAACGACTCGACGACGGTGTGTCTCGGAGCCGGGCCGACTATTCGTACGGCTACTCCGACGCGTTGAGCGACGGCGTGGTACGCCCGGTGCTGTTCATGGCGTACTCCGGCGATATGCAGTGGCGCACGAGTGCGGGCGACGAGGTGAGCGCGCGGCTCGGCGAACCACTCACCAAAGACATCACCGCGCAGGCGCTTCGTACCGCGCTGGATCCCAAGGGCTCTTGGGTGCCCGCGGTTCTGCAGGCGGCCGACAAGCGACTGTCCGAGGTACGCCGCCACGTCGAGGACGCCGGCGGGCTGGTGATCGCGACCGATCAGGAGTCTGCGCGCGCGTACGCCAAGATCCTGCGCTCGATCACCGGCGAGGCGCCAGCGGTGGTGCTCTCGGACGAACCCAAGTCGAGTGAGCGGATCGCGGACTTCGCGGAGTCCGATGACCGCTGGATGGTCGCTGTGCGAATGGTCTCCGAGGGCGTCGACGTGCCCCGGCTGGCCGTCGGGGTGTACGCGACGACGGCATCCACCCCGTTGTTCTTCGCGCAGGCGATCGGGCGCTTCGTACGAGCCCGTCGTCGCGGCGAGACCGCCTCGGTGTTCCTGCCGAGCGTACCGGCGCTGTTGCGGCTGGCGTCCGAGCTGGAACGCGAGCGCGACCACGTTCTCGGGCGCTCAGTGCGCGACGATGACGACATCTTCGCGGCGGAGGAGCAGCTGCTCGCACAGGCGCAGCAGAGCGCCGACGAGGCCGCGGAGCCAGCGGGAGACTTCGAGGCACTCGGCAGTGACGCGGAGTTCGACCATGTGCTGTTCGACGGTGCGGCGTTCGGACATGAGGGCAACGTCGCCGTCGGCAGCGACGAGGAGATGGACTTCCTCGGCATCCCCGGGCTGCTCGAGCCCGAGCAGGTGCGCGAGCTGCTCCGCCACCGGCAGAGCGAGCGGCTCTCGGAGCAACGTCGACGCGATCGGGCGGCGAAGTCGCACGGTGCGCACGCGGCTGCTGAACACGGTGAGCATTCCGCTGCCGACCATGCCGGACAGCCCTCTGCCCATCAGCGCATCGCCGTGTTGCGCCGTGAGCTGAACGGGCTCGTCGCGGCCTGGCACCACCGGACCGGCCAACCACACGGCGTCACCCACAACCAGCTGCGCAGCGAGTGCGGCGGACCCCCGGCAGCGCAGGCTTCGGCCGACCAGCTGTCGGCGCGGATCGACAAGCTGCGGGAGTGGGCTTCGCGGCGTACGTGATTTTGTAGCTATCGCGCATAGATCCAATAGGTTCGTATCGATGCGTGATAGATACCGAAAGCTGCGGGAGTATCGTTCGGATATGGAACGCGCAGATCCGGTACGCGTAGGTCCGGTACGCAGCGCAGTGACCGAGCCGTCCGGGGCGGTCGGCGATGGCCGCTGAGATCTCGCAGACCCTCGACCGTGGGCTACGCCTGCTCGATACCGTCGCGCTCGAACCCGCCGGCTACTCGATCGGTGAGCTGTCCGAACTGCTGGAGCTCAACCGCACCGTCGTGTACCGGCTGGTTGCCACGCTTGAACGCCACGGTCTGGTCCACCGCGACCGATCCGGGCGGGTGACGGCCGGGGTCGGGCTGATCCCGCTCGGCCATGCGGTGCGTCCGGTGCTGCAGGCGCGGGCGACTCCGGTGCTGCGTACGCTCGCGGACGAGGTCGGCGCGACCGCCCACCTGACCGTCGCCGAGGGCGATGAGGCCATCGCGATCGCAGTCGTCGAGCCGCGCTGGACCGACTTCCACGTCGCGTACCGCGTCGGCGCTCGACACGACGTCCACGACGCCGCCGCCGGACGCGCGATCCTGCTCGGGCGTTCGATGACGGCCGGCAAGTCGACCGACACGATGTACGTCGCGAGTGCCGGTGAGCTGCAGCGCGGTGCCCGCGGCGTCGCGGCTCCGGTGCGAGGCGTCGACGGCCTCGATGCGTCGATCGGCATCGTCAGCCTGCATGACCTCGCCAACGACGACATCGGACCGCTGGTCGTACGCGCCGCGACCGCGGTTGCCCGCGCCCTGGAGTAGGCGGTCAGCCCTGCGCGGCATCGACGAGCGGAGCGACCCGATGCCGCAGCTGCGTCGCAAGTGCGATCACCGTCGCAGTCCGCTCGACGCTCTCGAAGTCGACGACCGAGTCGATCACCCGCTGCAGATCGGAGTTCGACTTCGCGACGACCCGGCACCAGAGGTCACCGGCGCCGGTGATCGTGCAGGCCTCGATCACCTCGGGGATCTCCGACAGGTGACGCGAGACGCGTTCGTGGCCGGCATCCTGGCGAATCTCCAGCGTGAGGAACGCGGTCACCGGATACCCCAGCCGCTCCGGGTCTATCGTCGGCGCCCAACCGGCGATCACGCCGCGCGCGGCGAGCCGGTCGAGTCGCGACTGCACGGTGGCCCGCGCGGCCCCGAGTCTCCGCGACGCCTCGAGTACGCCGATCCGAGGTTCTTCGAGGAAGAGCGAGATGATCCTGGCATCGAGTCCATCGATCGGTGCGTTCATGCCGAGATTCTAGACAAATTGTGCATTGAATCTGGTCTGCCTTGCGCAGTGTGTTCGGTCACCGCATGCTTTGCGCATGACTGACACCACGGACAGCACCCTGACCCCCGACGAGCTCGAGGCTGACCTCTCGCTCGATCAACTCAAACAGCTGGTCGGTCTCGTCGAGTACGACGAAGCCTCGGACCCGTTCCCCGTGACCGGCTGGGATGCCGTCGTCTTCGTCGTCGGCAACGCGACCCAGGTCGCGCACTACTACCAGTACGCGTTCGGGATGAACCTCGTGGCGTACAGCGGCCCGGAGACCGGCAACCGCGACCACAAGGCGTACGTGCTCCGCAGCGGGTCGTGCCGGTTCGTCGTGAAGGGCGGAGTACGCCCGGACAGCACGTTGCTCGATCATCACCGCAAGCACGGCGACGGCGTCATCGATATCGCGCTCGAGGTGCCGGACGTCGACAAGTGCATCGACCACGCGCGCAAGCAGGGTGCGACCGTGCTCGAAGAGCCGCACGACGTCAGCGACGAGCACGGCACCGTTCGTACCGCGGCGATCGCGGCGTATGGCGACACCCGGCACACGCTGGTCGACCGGTCACGCTACGACGGTCCGTACCTGCCCGGCTTCGAGGCGCGTACGACCTCGGTGGTGCGTGCCGAGGATGCGCCGAAGCGTCTGTTCCAGGCGGTCGACCACGTCGTCGGCAACGTCGAACTCGGCAAGATGGATGACTGGGTCGCCTTCTACAACAAGGTCATGGGCTTCGTGAACATGGCCGAGTTCATCGGCGACGACATCGCGACCGACTACTCGGCGCTGATGAGCAAGGTCGTCTCGAACGGCAACCACCGGGTGAAGTTCCCGCTCAACGAGCCGGCGATCGCAAAGAAGAAGAGCCAGATCGACGAGTTCCTGGAGTTCTACGACGGCGCGGGCGCTCAGCACATCGCCCTGGCGACCAACGACATCCTGAGCACGGTCGACCACATGCGTGCCAACGGCGTCGAGTTCCTGGCGACGCCCGACTCGTACTACGAGGACGCCGAGCTCCGGGAGCGGATCGGCAAGGTGCGCGTACCCGTCGAAGAGCTGCAGAAGCGGGGCATCCTGGTCGACCGCGACGAGGACGGCTACCTGCTGCAGATCTTCACCAAGCCGATCGGTGACCGCCCGACGGTCTTCTACGAGCTGATCGAGCGGCACGGCTCGCTAGGGTTCGGCAAGGGCAACTTCAAGGCGCTGTTCGAGGCGATCGAGCGCGAGCAGGAGCGCCGCGGCAACCTCTGATCAGCGTTCGGCCTTACGGGCGACGAAGCGGACGACGTGGTCGCGTACGCCGTACCGCAGGTGTTCGGCCTCGAGCCCGTGCTCGCCGAGCACGGGCTCGAGGCCGCCGCGGGGGATGAGCCGGTGTGGCGAGCCGTCGAGGTGGTGGATCCACGCGGAGATCGCAGTGTCGGTGAGGTCGTAGCCGATGAACCGGCCGCCGGGTCGCAGTACGCGCGCAGCCTCGGCGACCGCCGACTCCCAGTCGATCACGTGGTGCAACATCAGGAAGCTGACAACGGCGTCGTACGAAGCGTCGTCGTACGGCAAGCGGGTGACGTCGGCCCGGGACACCGCGACGTTGGAGTAGCGCACGAGCCGTACCCGTGCGGTGTCGACCATCAGTTCGTCGACGTCGGTCATGGTCAGGCGGATGTCGGGATTCGCGCGGGCGAGCGCCTCGGCCATGCCGCCGCCTCCACCGCCGATCTCGAGTACGTCGCCGTGGAGTTCCGTCCGCTGGGTCGCCCACGAGACGATGCGTCGCACCGCCACCTGCCACAGGCCGCTACGACAGAAGGATCGCTCGGGTCTCGACATCGACGGCATCGATACAGTGTGCCACTGGTCGACGGGGATCCGGCCTACGCGGACACGGACTCCGCGTAGGGTGAGCGCATGTTCGGTGGGCTACGCGGAATCAGTCTTGTCATCGCGCTCGGGGTG
The sequence above is drawn from the Nocardioidaceae bacterium SCSIO 66511 genome and encodes:
- a CDS encoding zinc metalloprotease, yielding MSVLRRCVQTAVGASVGALALGTLAAPTASAAPADLGASVTAAQECAPGQGALSARTDDGYVRDSGPSAAEVREYESRFDAALKQLSPPERAAAIRGDGKVITIPVHVHAIQQTKNKVKAPRKRITQQIRIMNRAYKGNQSKHSVRTKFRFKLKSIDRPVNKRWYTAALGDRAANKMKRKLHKGGPSALNLYLSAPEISGGTLFGWATFPADLKRNPKIDGVVINYGSMKNGRFNGYNKGDTAVHEAGHWLGLYHTFQGACSKLNDRVKDTPREATPNYECPKGRDTCKAPGKDPVHNFMDYSYDRCMNQFTFGQNKRINRQWAAFRAR
- a CDS encoding DEAD/DEAH box helicase — its product is MNPASQLPPAYPERAAWGTAPKLRAWQAAAIERYRTTRGRDFLTVATPGAGKTTFALRVAAELLERRVVERLVVVAPTDHLKTQWAEASARVGIALDPAFSGRRGKLADDYNGIALTYAGVAANPIAYRVRTERFKTLVILDEIHHAGDALSWGEAVQEAFEPATRRLALTGTPFRSDTNPIPFVEYERLDDGVSRSRADYSYGYSDALSDGVVRPVLFMAYSGDMQWRTSAGDEVSARLGEPLTKDITAQALRTALDPKGSWVPAVLQAADKRLSEVRRHVEDAGGLVIATDQESARAYAKILRSITGEAPAVVLSDEPKSSERIADFAESDDRWMVAVRMVSEGVDVPRLAVGVYATTASTPLFFAQAIGRFVRARRRGETASVFLPSVPALLRLASELERERDHVLGRSVRDDDDIFAAEEQLLAQAQQSADEAAEPAGDFEALGSDAEFDHVLFDGAAFGHEGNVAVGSDEEMDFLGIPGLLEPEQVRELLRHRQSERLSEQRRRDRAAKSHGAHAAAEHGEHSAADHAGQPSAHQRIAVLRRELNGLVAAWHHRTGQPHGVTHNQLRSECGGPPAAQASADQLSARIDKLREWASRRT
- a CDS encoding helix-turn-helix domain-containing protein, whose translation is MAAEISQTLDRGLRLLDTVALEPAGYSIGELSELLELNRTVVYRLVATLERHGLVHRDRSGRVTAGVGLIPLGHAVRPVLQARATPVLRTLADEVGATAHLTVAEGDEAIAIAVVEPRWTDFHVAYRVGARHDVHDAAAGRAILLGRSMTAGKSTDTMYVASAGELQRGARGVAAPVRGVDGLDASIGIVSLHDLANDDIGPLVVRAATAVARALE
- a CDS encoding Lrp/AsnC ligand binding domain-containing protein codes for the protein MNAPIDGLDARIISLFLEEPRIGVLEASRRLGAARATVQSRLDRLAARGVIAGWAPTIDPERLGYPVTAFLTLEIRQDAGHERVSRHLSEIPEVIEACTITGAGDLWCRVVAKSNSDLQRVIDSVVDFESVERTATVIALATQLRHRVAPLVDAAQG
- the hppD gene encoding 4-hydroxyphenylpyruvate dioxygenase, encoding MTDTTDSTLTPDELEADLSLDQLKQLVGLVEYDEASDPFPVTGWDAVVFVVGNATQVAHYYQYAFGMNLVAYSGPETGNRDHKAYVLRSGSCRFVVKGGVRPDSTLLDHHRKHGDGVIDIALEVPDVDKCIDHARKQGATVLEEPHDVSDEHGTVRTAAIAAYGDTRHTLVDRSRYDGPYLPGFEARTTSVVRAEDAPKRLFQAVDHVVGNVELGKMDDWVAFYNKVMGFVNMAEFIGDDIATDYSALMSKVVSNGNHRVKFPLNEPAIAKKKSQIDEFLEFYDGAGAQHIALATNDILSTVDHMRANGVEFLATPDSYYEDAELRERIGKVRVPVEELQKRGILVDRDEDGYLLQIFTKPIGDRPTVFYELIERHGSLGFGKGNFKALFEAIEREQERRGNL
- a CDS encoding class I SAM-dependent methyltransferase, translating into MPSMSRPERSFCRSGLWQVAVRRIVSWATQRTELHGDVLEIGGGGGGMAEALARANPDIRLTMTDVDELMVDTARVRLVRYSNVAVSRADVTRLPYDDASYDAVVSFLMLHHVIDWESAVAEAARVLRPGGRFIGYDLTDTAISAWIHHLDGSPHRLIPRGGLEPVLGEHGLEAEHLRYGVRDHVVRFVARKAER